One Capricornis sumatraensis isolate serow.1 chromosome 8, serow.2, whole genome shotgun sequence genomic region harbors:
- the ITGA2B gene encoding integrin alpha-IIb, with the protein MARALCLLRALWLLEWVQLLLGPGAVPPTWALNLDSVQLTIYTGPNGSHFGFSLDFYKNSNRSVSVVVGAPRTLGRSEEETGGVFLCPWKAEGGQCISLPFNLYDETQSIGTQTFQTFKAGQGLGASVVSWRDSIVACAPWQHWNVLDRNEEEAQKTPVGGCFVAQLQNGDRTEYSPCRANKMSQFYERNHFREDRRYCEAGFSSVVTQAGELVLGAPGGYYFVGLLARAPIADIISSYRPGNLLWHVRTQFTYDHSHLQYYDGYRGYSVAVGDFDGNPNTTEYVFGAPTWSWTLGAVEILDSYHQMLHRLHGEQMASYFGHSVAVTDVNGDGRHDLLVGAPLYMESRADRKLAEVGRVYLFLQTRGARMLGAPNLLLTGTQLYGRFGSAIAPLGDLNRDGYNDVAVAAPYGGPSGQGQVLVYLGQSEGLNPSPSQVLDSPFPTGSGFGFSLRGATDIDDNGYPDLLVGAYGASKVVVYRAQPVVMVTVQLMVQDSLNPAVKTCVLSQTKTPVSCFNIQMCVGATGHNIPEKLHLKAELQLDRQKPRQGRRVLLLDSQQAGTILDLELRGRHNPICSTATAFLRDEADFRDKLSPIVLSFSVSLPPEKDGGAPALVLHGDTHIQEQTRIILDCGDDDLCVPQLQLTASMKGSPLLIGADNVLELRMDAANEGEGAYEAELAVFLPPGAHYMRAVSNMEGFERLICNQKKENETKVVLCELGNPMKSNAQIEVTMWVSVGKLEEAGEQVSFLLQIRSKNSQNPNSEMVELDVPVRAVAHVELRGNSFPASLVVAGEESNGQNSSDSWSPKVEHTYELHNNGPGTVSGLRLNLYLPSQSQPSDLLYILDIHPQGGLQCASEPSPNPLQLEWRLPTPSPSPAHHKRDRRQAVLPEEKQPSRLQDPILVSCDSAPCTVVQCELQEMARGQRVMVTVLAFLSLPILQERPLDQFVLQSHAWFNVSSFPYSVPALSLPSGEAQVQTQLLRVLEEREIPMWWVLVGVLGGLLLLTFLILAMWKVGFFKRNRPPLEEDDEEE; encoded by the exons ATGGCCAGAGCTCTGTGTCTACTTCGTGCCCTCTGGCTTCTGGAGTGGGTGCAGCTGCTCTTGGGACCTGGTGCTGTGCCTCCAACCTGGGCCTTGAACCTGGATTCAGTGCAGCTCACCATCTACACAGGCCCTAATGGCAGCCACTTTGGGTTTTCACTGGACTTCTACAAGAACAGCAATAGGAG TGTGTCCGTCGTGGTGGGCGCCCCACGGACCCTGGGCCGCAGCGAGGAGGAGACCGGCGGCGTTTTCCTGTGCCCCTGGAAGGCCGAGGGCGGCCAGTGCATCTCGCTGCCCTTCAACCTCT ATGATGAAACGCAAAGCATAGGCACCCAAACTTTCCAAACCTTCAAGGCCGGGCAAGGACTCGGGGCGTCGGTCGTTAGTTGGAGAGACAGCATTGTG GCCTGCGCCCCCTGGCAGCACTGGAACGTCCTAGATAGGAACGAGGAGGAGGCTCAGAAGACGCCCGTAGGTGGCTGCTTCGTGGCTCAGCTCCAAAACGGCGACCGCACAGAGTACTCGCCCTGCCGGGCCAACAAAATGAGCCAGTTTTACGAGAGAAATCATTTCA GAGAGGACAGGCGTTACTGCGAAGCCGGCTTCAGCTCGGTAGTCACTCAG GCTGGGGAGCTGGTGCTTGGGGCTCCTGGCGGCTACTATTTCGTAG GTCTCTTGGCGCGGGCTCCAATCGCCGATATCATCTCGAGTTACCGCCCAGGCAACCTTTTGTGGCACGTGCGCACCCAGTTCACCTACGACCACAGTCACTTACAATACTACGACGGCTACCGGG GGTACTCGGTGGCCGTGGGCGACTTCGACGGAAATCCCAACACTACAG AGTATGTCTTCGGTGCCCCCACCTGGAGTTGGACCCTGGGAGCG GTGGAAATTTTGGACTCGTACCACCAGATGCTGCACCGGCTGCATGGAGAGCAG ATGGCTTCATATTTTGGGCACTCAGTGGCCGTCACTGACGTCAATGGGGATGG GAGGCATGACCTCTTGGTGGGTGCACCACTGTACATGGAGAGCCGTGCTGACCGCAAGCTGGCCGAGGTGGGGCGTGTGTACTTGTTCCTGCAGACTCGAGGCGCCCGAATGCTGGGGGCCCCCAACCTCCTGCTGACTGGCACACAGCTCTATGGGCGATTTGGCTCAGCCATTGCACCTCTGGGCGACCTCAACCGGGATGGCTACAACG ATGTTGCAGTAGCTGCCCCCTACGGGGGTCCCAGCGGTCAAGGCCAAGTGTTGGTGTACCTGGGTCAGAGTGAGGGGCTTAACCCATCCCCCTCCCAGGTCCTGGATAGCCCCTTCCCCACAGGCTCTGGCTTTGGCTTCTCCCTTCGAGGTGCCACAGATATCGATGACAACGGATACCCAG ACCTGCTTGTGGGAGCTTACGGGGCCAGCAAGGTTGTGGTATACAG GGCTCAGCCAGTGGTGATGGTCACTGTCCAGCTGATGGTGCAAGATTCATTGAACCCTGCCGTGAAGACTTGTGTCCTGTCCCAGACCAAGACCCCAGTGAgctg CTTTAACATCCAGATGTGTGTGGGAGCCACTGGGCACAACATTCCCGAGAAGCTGC ACCTGAAGGCCGAGCTGCAGCTGGACCGGCAGAAGCCCCGCCAGGGCCGGCGGGTCCTACTGCTGGACTCTCAGCAGGCGGGCACCATCCTGGACCTGGAGCTGAGAGGCAGACACAACCCCATCTGCTCCACTGCCACGGCTTTCCTCCGA GATGAGGCCGACTTCCGGGACAAGCTAAGCCCTATCGTGCTCAGCTTTAGTGTGTCCCTGCCGCCGGAGAAGGATGGAGGAGCCCCTGCTCTCGTGCTGCATGGAGACACCCACATCCAGGAACAG ACCCGCATCATTCTGGACTGTGGGGACGATGACCTGTGTGTGCCGCAGCTGCAGCTCACTGCCAGCAT GAAGGGCTCCCCACTGCTAATTGGAGCAGACAACGTGCTGGAGCTGCGAATGGATGCAGCCAATGAGGGTGAGGGAGCCTATGAGGCCGAACTGGCTGTGTTCCTGCCTCCTGGTGCCCACTACATGCGGGCTGTCAGCAACATGGAG GGGTTTGAAAGACTCATCTGTAACCAGAAGAAGGAGAATGAGACCAAGGTGGTGCTGTGTGAACTGGGCAACCCCATGAAGAGTAACGCCCAG ATAGAAGTCACGATGTGGGTGAGCGtggggaagctggaagaggcTGGGGAGCAGGTGTCCTTCCTGCTGCAGATCAGGAG CAAGAACAGCCAGAATCCAAATAGTGAGATGGTGGAGCTGGATGTGCCAGTCCGGGCAGTGGCCCACGTGGAGTTGAGAGG GAATTCCTTTCCAGCCTCCCTCGTGGTGGCTGGGGAAGAAAGCAATGGGCAGAACAGCTCTGACAGCTGGAGCCCCAAAGTGGAGCACACCTACGAG CTCCACAACAATGGCCCTGGTACTGTAAGTGGTCTCCGCCTCAACCTCTACCTCCCCAGCCAGTCCCAGCCCTCAGACCTGCTCTACATCCTGGATATTCATCCGCAGGGAGGCCTTCAGTGCGCCTCAGAGCCCTCTCCCAATCCCCTCCAG CTGGAATGGAGgctgcccacccccagcccttcccCAGCCCATCACAAGCGGGATCGCAGACAGGCAGTCCTGCCGGAGGAGAAGCAGCCCTCAAGGCTCCAAGATCCAATCTTGGTG AGCTGCGACTCGGCGCCCTGTACTGTGGTGCAGTGTGAGCTGCAGGAGATGGCGCGCGGGCAGCGGGTCATGGTCACGGTGCTGGCCTTCCTGTCACTGCCCATCCTCCAAGAG AGGCCCCTGGATCAGTTTGTGCTGCAGTCGCACGCTTGGTTCAATGTCTCCTCCTTTCCTTACTCCGTGCCTGCCCTCAGCCTGCCCAGCGGGGAAGCTCAG GTGCAGACGCAGCTGCTTCGGGTCTTGGAGGAGAGAGAGATTCCAATGTGGTGGGTGCTGGTAGGTGTGCTGGGCGGCCTGCTGCTGCTCACATTCCTGATCCTGGCCATGTGGAAG GTTGGCTTCTTCAAGCGGAATCGTCCACCCTTAGAAGAAGATGATGAAGAGGAGTGA